In Paludisphaera rhizosphaerae, a single window of DNA contains:
- a CDS encoding sugar phosphate isomerase/epimerase family protein, producing the protein MKPCISQATTMNAPVEAELKAFGRGGWNLVELWLTKIEGYLVGRKTSDLRSLLDEHGLKPAAAAGQGGLLLSRGAERGVHWDLFRRRLELLRELEVPVLVVAVDFQRALTEDDYPLAAASLAEAGELAAPYGVKIALEFQRGASFCASLDTTLALIAQCRSANVGVCLDLFHYYTGPSKFEDLAYLTRENLAWVQLCDLAGTPRELAGDSDRILPGEGDFQITPILDHLGAIGYDGPVSLEVLNPALWVSPVDRVADFGHQATVRALGRWNDDAGPDAGLGSDRKGR; encoded by the coding sequence ATGAAGCCCTGCATCAGCCAAGCCACCACGATGAACGCCCCGGTCGAGGCCGAGTTGAAGGCCTTTGGCCGGGGAGGGTGGAATCTCGTCGAGCTTTGGCTGACCAAGATCGAGGGATACCTCGTCGGCCGGAAGACGTCCGACCTGCGCAGCCTCCTCGACGAGCACGGACTCAAGCCCGCCGCGGCCGCCGGCCAGGGGGGGCTCTTGCTCTCTCGGGGGGCGGAACGCGGCGTGCACTGGGATCTCTTCCGCCGCCGACTGGAGCTGCTCCGCGAGCTGGAAGTGCCGGTCCTCGTGGTGGCGGTCGATTTTCAACGCGCCCTGACCGAGGATGATTACCCGCTGGCCGCCGCCTCGCTCGCCGAGGCGGGCGAACTAGCTGCCCCGTACGGTGTGAAGATCGCGCTGGAGTTCCAGAGGGGCGCCTCGTTCTGCGCCAGCCTGGATACGACGCTGGCCCTGATCGCCCAGTGTCGATCGGCGAACGTGGGGGTCTGCCTGGACCTGTTCCACTACTACACCGGCCCGAGCAAATTCGAGGATCTGGCCTACCTGACGCGTGAGAACCTGGCCTGGGTCCAGCTTTGCGACCTGGCCGGGACGCCTCGCGAACTGGCCGGCGACTCGGACCGAATCCTCCCCGGCGAGGGAGATTTCCAGATCACCCCGATCCTCGACCATCTGGGGGCGATCGGCTATGACGGGCCGGTCTCGCTGGAGGTGCTGAACCCGGCGCTTTGGGTTTCGCCCGTCGATCGCGTGGCGGACTTCGGCCATCAGGCGACCGTCCGCGCGCTGGGGCGTTGGAACGACGACGCCGGGCCCGACGCCGGCCTCGGATCCGACCGGAAAGGACGTTGA
- a CDS encoding creatininase family protein codes for MRLQDMKWPEVQALSGDVPIVAPIAAVEQHGRHLPVFTDSMLLGEVCRRAQEAMGDKVVWAPLLWLGNSHHHMDFPGTVSAEPRVYLDLLAGLVENFLAHGFRRIVFLNGHGGNIVPSSQAVFEARQRHRDRSDLLLLSATYWSVGPQPPDLGPGFVQDHMEHACEWETSMILRLAPDLVGPISHLEEVSGADGFAPAAHGWTTKDRSAEGYIGSPSHATAEKGERLFQRFSSDVVAFLEKVVGWDGRTWAGGRS; via the coding sequence ATGCGGTTGCAGGACATGAAGTGGCCGGAGGTGCAGGCGCTCTCCGGCGACGTGCCGATCGTGGCGCCGATCGCCGCCGTCGAGCAGCACGGGCGGCACTTGCCCGTCTTCACGGACAGCATGCTTCTTGGCGAGGTTTGCCGCCGCGCCCAGGAGGCGATGGGGGACAAGGTCGTCTGGGCTCCCCTGCTCTGGCTCGGGAATTCGCATCATCATATGGATTTCCCCGGAACCGTCTCGGCCGAGCCGCGCGTCTATCTCGACCTGCTCGCCGGGCTGGTCGAGAACTTCCTGGCCCATGGGTTTCGGCGGATCGTCTTCCTCAACGGCCACGGCGGGAACATCGTCCCGTCCAGTCAGGCCGTTTTCGAGGCCCGCCAGCGGCATCGCGACCGCTCGGACCTGCTGCTCCTCTCGGCGACTTACTGGTCGGTCGGCCCGCAGCCGCCGGACCTCGGGCCGGGGTTCGTCCAGGACCACATGGAACACGCCTGCGAGTGGGAGACCTCCATGATCCTCCGGCTCGCGCCGGATCTCGTGGGGCCGATCTCGCATCTTGAGGAAGTCTCCGGGGCCGACGGATTCGCCCCCGCCGCGCACGGGTGGACGACCAAGGACCGCAGCGCCGAGGGCTACATCGGCTCGCCAAGTCACGCCACGGCCGAGAAGGGCGAACGCCTCTTCCAGCGGTTCTCGTCGGATGTCGTCGCATTCCTGGAAAAGGTGGTCGGCTGGGACGGGCGGACCTGGGCGGGAGGCCGTTCATGA
- a CDS encoding MFS transporter, with the protein MSVEEAAAPPIAWRTWAACGLMLFATALNYMDRQALAQQATEVQAELHLNDEQYGELEYWFGIAFAAGGVVTGWLVDRVSLRWMYPAILLAWSVVGFLTGGATSYRELLIYRVLLGFFETGQWPCALAASQRLLSRGNRALGNSILQSGASLGAIATPLVVLALNSGDAGGWRIPFRVIGALGVVWVAAWLVLIRPGDLDGPQEESDKRADAPPSDPATTIRRVAVLIVVVIMINVCWQYFRAWMPKMLAKEHGYDRNAVQLFSSAYYVAAGIGCLAAGYLSRQLFVRGWSVHGARLATFAGCVALTSTSLAAAYLPASPLLLGLLLAIGFGSLGQFPPYYAFTQEISARRMGLVTGLFSLAAWGATAPMHPAIGRWIDRTGSYAAPNALAGLAPVVALLALIALWDLPRRSDRSGPSA; encoded by the coding sequence ATGAGCGTCGAAGAAGCGGCTGCGCCGCCGATCGCCTGGCGGACCTGGGCCGCCTGCGGCCTGATGCTGTTCGCGACGGCCCTCAATTACATGGATCGACAGGCGCTTGCGCAACAGGCCACCGAGGTCCAGGCTGAGCTGCACCTCAACGACGAGCAGTACGGCGAGCTGGAATACTGGTTCGGGATCGCCTTCGCCGCCGGCGGCGTCGTCACCGGCTGGCTCGTCGACCGCGTCAGCCTGCGCTGGATGTATCCGGCGATCCTCCTGGCGTGGTCGGTCGTCGGCTTCCTCACCGGCGGCGCGACGTCGTATCGGGAACTGCTGATTTATCGCGTTCTGCTGGGGTTCTTCGAGACCGGCCAGTGGCCCTGTGCGCTGGCGGCCTCGCAGCGGCTGCTCTCGCGGGGGAATCGTGCTCTGGGGAACAGCATCCTCCAGAGCGGCGCCTCGCTGGGGGCGATCGCCACGCCTCTCGTCGTGCTGGCGCTGAACTCCGGAGACGCCGGCGGTTGGCGGATCCCCTTCCGCGTGATCGGTGCGCTGGGGGTGGTCTGGGTGGCCGCCTGGCTCGTGTTGATCCGCCCCGGCGATCTGGACGGACCCCAGGAAGAATCGGATAAGCGAGCCGATGCGCCGCCGAGCGACCCGGCGACGACGATCCGGCGCGTCGCGGTCTTGATCGTGGTCGTCATCATGATCAACGTCTGCTGGCAGTACTTCCGGGCCTGGATGCCCAAGATGCTGGCGAAGGAGCACGGGTACGACCGCAACGCGGTGCAACTGTTCTCGTCGGCGTATTACGTCGCCGCGGGGATCGGCTGTCTGGCGGCGGGGTATCTCTCGCGACAGTTGTTCGTACGCGGTTGGAGCGTCCACGGCGCGAGGCTGGCGACGTTCGCCGGCTGCGTCGCGCTGACGTCGACGAGCCTGGCCGCGGCCTATCTGCCGGCCTCGCCGCTGCTGCTGGGCCTGCTGCTGGCGATCGGGTTCGGCTCGCTCGGCCAGTTCCCGCCGTACTACGCGTTCACGCAGGAGATCTCGGCACGTCGGATGGGCCTGGTAACTGGGCTTTTCAGCCTGGCCGCCTGGGGCGCCACTGCGCCGATGCATCCGGCGATCGGCCGTTGGATCGACCGAACCGGCTCCTACGCGGCCCCCAATGCGCTCGCTGGGCTCGCCCCGGTCGTCGCCCTCTTGGCCCTGATCGCACTATGGGACCTCCCCCGCCGCTCCGACCGATCGGGCCCCTCCGCCTGA
- a CDS encoding sulfatase, which yields MDEIAARGGRRAALDAFRTALAFGLTAGGVELLLLALRVGAWERGFFLRSRHFVWMVPTSTTMLFAGQGLVAAAVAARWEERPAARRAILGLYVFTAVLGWFLLVRGLAASACGLIALGFAARFGPWLDVRREGLRRFVGLASPTLAVALAGTAVLLFFRDSREASWRRGEAPVLTGVRDVLLIVLDTVRADHLCLYGYDRPTTPNLGRLAGESTVFTRARAAGAWTLPSHATIFTGRWPGELGVERAGWLDGTTPTLAERFRDAGAATGGFVANPFFCGRESGLGRGFQVYADYPLTFGEVFRSSALGWLLARSWFRLEATIQPGGSAGAVRDVDLDFSRKSAATVAREYLAWLDRCDRDDPRRSRFAFLNLFDAHDPYIPPSGFAPRFAVGSRPDTPKLLRDWQRVDKSKLTDNDVRAARDAYDDCLAALDAQLGDLIESLRARGSLDHTILIVTADHGEQFGERGEFGHGLGLYDEEVRVPLLIRAPGLAPAGLVVNREVSLRDVAATTMGLSGLAFREPPLPGVSLAECWRDGGTGATSPAFSELLGAVDPGESTAEEDPPKSWKSVEVDGFSYIRRGDGRESLYELKSDPGQLHDLHAEPAMSQALDRCRRALAEVVSRGSAAAAGGSR from the coding sequence TTGGACGAAATCGCGGCGCGGGGGGGCCGGCGGGCCGCGTTGGACGCCTTCCGCACGGCCCTGGCGTTCGGCCTGACGGCCGGGGGCGTCGAACTGCTGCTGCTGGCCCTTCGAGTTGGGGCGTGGGAACGGGGCTTCTTCCTGCGCAGTCGGCATTTCGTCTGGATGGTCCCCACGTCGACGACGATGCTGTTCGCCGGCCAGGGGCTCGTCGCCGCGGCGGTTGCGGCTCGTTGGGAAGAACGGCCGGCGGCTCGACGCGCGATCCTTGGGCTTTACGTCTTCACGGCGGTTCTGGGCTGGTTCCTGCTGGTTCGGGGGCTGGCCGCGTCAGCATGCGGCTTGATCGCGCTGGGATTCGCGGCGAGGTTTGGGCCCTGGCTGGACGTGCGTCGCGAGGGGCTCCGACGGTTCGTCGGGCTCGCTTCGCCGACGCTCGCCGTGGCGCTGGCCGGCACGGCCGTCCTGCTGTTCTTCCGCGATTCGCGCGAGGCCTCGTGGCGGCGCGGGGAAGCTCCGGTCCTGACCGGCGTCCGGGACGTGCTTCTGATCGTCCTGGACACCGTGCGGGCGGATCATTTGTGCCTGTATGGATACGATCGACCGACCACGCCGAACCTCGGTCGGCTGGCGGGCGAGTCGACGGTGTTCACGAGGGCCCGCGCGGCGGGCGCATGGACCCTCCCCTCGCACGCGACGATCTTCACCGGCCGGTGGCCGGGCGAGTTGGGCGTGGAGCGGGCCGGGTGGCTGGATGGGACGACGCCCACCCTGGCCGAGCGTTTCCGCGACGCCGGCGCGGCGACGGGCGGCTTCGTCGCCAATCCGTTCTTCTGCGGCCGCGAGTCGGGCCTGGGCCGCGGCTTCCAGGTCTACGCTGATTATCCGCTGACGTTCGGCGAGGTCTTCCGATCGTCGGCGCTCGGATGGCTGCTGGCTCGCTCATGGTTTCGCCTGGAGGCGACGATCCAGCCGGGAGGGTCGGCTGGGGCGGTGCGAGACGTCGACCTGGACTTCTCGCGCAAGAGCGCCGCGACGGTCGCGCGCGAATACCTGGCCTGGCTCGACCGTTGCGATCGCGACGATCCCCGTCGATCGCGGTTCGCCTTCCTCAACCTGTTCGACGCCCACGATCCGTACATCCCCCCTTCGGGCTTCGCGCCGAGGTTTGCCGTCGGCTCGCGTCCCGACACGCCCAAACTGCTGCGTGACTGGCAGCGAGTCGACAAGAGCAAGCTCACCGACAACGACGTCCGGGCCGCACGCGACGCCTACGACGACTGCCTGGCAGCGCTCGACGCGCAGCTTGGCGATCTGATCGAATCCCTGCGCGCCCGGGGCTCGCTCGATCACACGATCCTGATCGTGACGGCCGATCACGGCGAACAGTTCGGCGAGCGCGGCGAGTTCGGCCACGGGCTCGGCCTGTACGATGAGGAGGTGCGCGTGCCGCTTTTGATCCGCGCGCCGGGGCTCGCTCCCGCGGGCCTGGTGGTCAACCGTGAAGTCAGCCTGCGCGACGTGGCCGCAACGACGATGGGTCTTTCGGGGCTCGCCTTCCGTGAGCCCCCCCTCCCCGGCGTTTCGCTTGCCGAATGCTGGCGGGATGGTGGGACGGGCGCGACTTCGCCGGCGTTCTCCGAGCTTCTCGGGGCCGTCGATCCGGGGGAGTCCACGGCCGAGGAAGACCCGCCGAAGTCGTGGAAGAGCGTCGAGGTCGACGGATTTTCCTACATCCGCCGCGGCGACGGCCGGGAATCGCTCTACGAACTGAAGTCGGATCCGGGTCAACTCCACGACCTTCACGCCGAACCCGCGATGAGCCAGGCTCTCGATCGCTGCCGACGGGCGCTGGCCGAGGTGGTCAGCCGGGGGTCGGCTGCGGCCGCAGGTGGAAGTCGATGA
- a CDS encoding endonuclease/exonuclease/phosphatase family protein: MRLLSYNIHKGVGGRDRRYRLDRVIEVVEQENPDLICLQEVDRNVKRTRHDDQAHLFVTAFRPIAHLYQLNVRLKEGGYGNLVLSRWPLQSHHQISLRMERRKPRGAQICVVETPEGPLHLIHWHLGLAEKERHWQADHLMRHALFRESCHLPTLIVGDYNDWRNTLGVKGALGREGFHQVTAPRSRFRSFPAYLPMTALDKAYTRGAVTIRHARIARSKLARDASDHLPLVIDFHLRPQPTPG; the protein is encoded by the coding sequence ATGCGCCTTCTCAGCTATAACATCCACAAGGGGGTCGGCGGCCGAGACCGCCGCTACCGGCTCGACCGCGTCATCGAGGTCGTCGAGCAGGAAAACCCAGACCTCATCTGCCTCCAGGAGGTGGATCGGAACGTCAAGCGGACCCGCCACGACGACCAGGCGCACCTGTTCGTCACAGCCTTCCGGCCGATCGCCCACCTGTACCAACTCAACGTTCGACTCAAAGAGGGGGGTTACGGCAACCTCGTCCTCTCGCGCTGGCCCCTCCAGTCGCACCACCAGATCTCGCTGCGTATGGAACGCCGCAAGCCCCGTGGGGCGCAGATCTGCGTCGTCGAGACGCCCGAAGGCCCGCTCCACCTGATCCACTGGCATCTCGGCCTGGCTGAGAAGGAGCGGCACTGGCAGGCCGACCACCTGATGCGGCACGCCCTCTTCCGCGAGTCCTGCCACCTTCCGACTCTGATCGTCGGCGATTACAACGACTGGCGCAACACGCTGGGCGTCAAGGGAGCCCTCGGCCGCGAAGGCTTCCACCAGGTCACCGCGCCACGCTCGCGGTTCCGATCGTTCCCGGCCTATCTCCCGATGACGGCCCTGGATAAAGCCTACACCCGGGGCGCCGTCACCATCCGGCACGCCCGGATCGCCCGCTCGAAACTCGCCCGCGACGCCTCCGACCACCTCCCGCTCGTCATCGACTTCCACCTGCGGCCGCAGCCGACCCCCGGCTGA
- a CDS encoding RNA polymerase sigma factor has protein sequence MDDRLLVEAIRAGDPQAPRELIARFQGVVFGLCFRMLDHRHDAEDAMQETFVRALRGIFGFDADRPIRPWLLEIAANRCRTALAARAKRPAPAGPAYIVDRPDARPAVSDPDDLAGELELALSRLRPEYRRVFTLFHEQGLSYEEVAAALGRPVGTIKTWLHRARAELAAHLASRGVQC, from the coding sequence ATGGACGACCGCCTTCTGGTCGAGGCGATCCGGGCGGGAGACCCCCAGGCCCCTCGCGAGCTGATCGCGAGATTCCAGGGCGTGGTGTTCGGTCTCTGCTTCCGGATGCTCGACCATCGGCACGACGCCGAAGACGCGATGCAGGAGACGTTCGTCCGGGCGCTTCGCGGCATCTTCGGTTTCGACGCCGACCGGCCCATCCGGCCCTGGCTCCTGGAGATCGCCGCCAACCGCTGCCGCACGGCGCTCGCCGCGCGGGCGAAGCGGCCCGCTCCGGCCGGGCCCGCCTACATCGTCGACCGCCCCGACGCCCGCCCCGCCGTTTCGGATCCCGACGACCTGGCCGGGGAGTTGGAGCTGGCCCTTTCTCGGCTCCGTCCCGAATACCGCCGGGTCTTCACGCTGTTCCACGAGCAGGGCCTGTCTTACGAGGAGGTCGCCGCCGCGCTCGGGCGTCCCGTGGGGACGATCAAGACCTGGCTCCACCGCGCCCGAGCCGAACTGGCCGCCCATCTGGCGAGCCGAGGCGTCCAATGTTGA
- a CDS encoding DUF1559 domain-containing protein, with the protein MKRRRGFTLIELLVVIAIIAVLIALLLPAVQAAREAARRIQCTNNLKQIALGMHNYHETMGSLPPGIKGCCYGTWMVYSLPFVEQGAMYNSWNSLGNSNPAGNAFDTLLRYGGAVNLTVTRSHISAYKCPSDPSAWTITNTANNITSHNYVVNFGNTNTSQATTYFGVTFGGAPFSDIGSPTGNQNVVQNGAITPSAILGTFNFSAIPDGLSNTLLVSEILIGTGGDLRGFSWWANGSTFSAWGGPNSSVLDILPSGSYCKPAIATNPPCDPNGQSSTSGLITTARSKHPGGVNTAMADGSVRFFKNSISLQTWRALSTSKGGEVISADSF; encoded by the coding sequence ATGAAACGTCGCCGTGGATTCACCCTGATCGAACTGCTGGTCGTCATCGCCATCATCGCCGTGCTGATCGCTCTGCTCTTGCCCGCTGTGCAGGCGGCCCGCGAGGCCGCTCGTCGGATCCAGTGCACCAACAACCTGAAGCAAATCGCACTGGGGATGCACAATTACCACGAGACGATGGGATCGCTCCCGCCCGGGATTAAGGGATGCTGCTACGGGACCTGGATGGTCTACAGCCTGCCGTTCGTCGAACAGGGGGCGATGTACAATTCCTGGAACTCGCTGGGGAACAGCAACCCGGCGGGGAACGCCTTCGACACTCTCCTCCGATACGGAGGGGCGGTGAACCTCACCGTCACCCGCAGCCACATCAGCGCTTACAAGTGCCCGTCCGATCCGAGCGCCTGGACGATCACGAACACTGCGAACAATATCACGTCGCACAACTACGTCGTGAACTTCGGCAACACGAACACGAGCCAGGCCACAACCTACTTCGGCGTGACGTTCGGCGGGGCGCCGTTCAGCGACATCGGCTCGCCGACGGGAAATCAGAACGTCGTCCAGAACGGGGCGATCACCCCCAGCGCGATCCTTGGGACGTTCAACTTCAGCGCGATCCCCGACGGCCTGAGCAACACGCTGCTCGTCTCCGAGATTCTCATCGGCACCGGCGGCGACCTCCGGGGGTTCTCCTGGTGGGCCAACGGCTCGACTTTCAGCGCCTGGGGCGGGCCGAACAGCTCCGTGTTGGACATCCTCCCCAGCGGCAGCTACTGCAAGCCGGCGATCGCCACCAACCCCCCGTGCGACCCCAACGGCCAGTCGTCCACCTCGGGGCTGATCACGACGGCCCGCAGCAAGCATCCCGGCGGCGTCAACACGGCGATGGCCGACGGCAGCGTGAGGTTCTTCAAGAACTCCATCAGCCTGCAAACCTGGCGGGCCCTCTCCACCAGCAAGGGGGGCGAGGTCATCAGTGCGGATTCGTTCTGA
- a CDS encoding sulfatase, whose amino-acid sequence MILFRPAAVIAALLALIAAAPTAVADDRMNVLFIISDDLTATALSCYGNPVCKTPNIDRLAAQGVRFSRAYCQATFCGPSRASFLSGYYPHASKVFGYVSGRQAIGDARATWPQHFKNAGYHTARVGKIFHMGVPGDVEKGVDSADDPASWSEKHNCQGPEWKAPGAGETLEGNPDGKKPVVGGNTFVVVAADGDDLVHADGKAAAKAVELIDDFKGRADPFFLAVGFVRPHVPFVAPKKYFDLYPWETIELPPGAESDQDDIPKAGINYKTGANMKFDDVRRRKSIAGYYAAVSFMDAQVGKVLDALERSGKADRTIVIFTSDHGYHLGEHDFWAKVSLHEESAAVPLIIRKPGGKPGVSRSLVGLIDLYPTVSRLCGLEVPTRIQGLDLGPVLDDPARTVRDAAFSINGPDFHNGLLLREDRWAYIQYGEDARDGVELYDMEADPGQHRNLAVEPGRREQLEAFRQKVADRLREVRACDLHPR is encoded by the coding sequence ATGATTCTCTTCAGACCCGCGGCGGTGATCGCGGCCCTTCTGGCTCTGATCGCCGCAGCGCCGACCGCCGTCGCCGACGATCGGATGAACGTCCTGTTCATCATCTCCGACGATCTCACCGCGACGGCTCTGAGCTGCTACGGCAACCCCGTCTGCAAGACGCCCAACATCGACCGCCTGGCGGCGCAGGGCGTTCGGTTCAGCCGGGCCTACTGTCAGGCGACCTTCTGCGGGCCTTCGCGGGCGTCGTTCCTCTCGGGGTATTACCCGCACGCCTCGAAGGTCTTCGGCTATGTCAGCGGGCGGCAGGCCATCGGCGACGCTCGCGCCACCTGGCCGCAGCACTTCAAGAACGCCGGCTACCACACGGCGAGGGTCGGCAAGATCTTCCACATGGGCGTCCCGGGGGATGTTGAGAAGGGCGTCGACAGCGCCGACGACCCGGCCTCGTGGTCAGAGAAGCACAATTGCCAGGGCCCGGAGTGGAAGGCCCCCGGCGCGGGCGAGACGCTGGAGGGAAATCCTGACGGCAAGAAGCCCGTGGTCGGCGGCAACACGTTCGTGGTCGTCGCGGCCGACGGCGACGACCTCGTCCACGCTGACGGCAAGGCGGCGGCGAAGGCCGTGGAACTCATCGACGATTTCAAGGGGCGTGCCGACCCCTTCTTCCTGGCCGTCGGGTTCGTCCGTCCCCACGTCCCGTTCGTCGCCCCCAAGAAGTATTTCGACCTCTATCCCTGGGAAACGATCGAGCTGCCGCCGGGCGCTGAGAGCGACCAGGACGACATCCCGAAGGCCGGCATCAACTACAAGACCGGCGCGAACATGAAGTTCGACGACGTTCGCCGTAGGAAGTCGATCGCCGGTTATTACGCGGCAGTCAGCTTCATGGACGCCCAGGTCGGCAAGGTGCTTGACGCGCTGGAGCGATCCGGCAAGGCCGATCGGACGATCGTGATCTTCACCTCGGACCACGGCTACCACCTGGGCGAGCACGACTTCTGGGCCAAGGTCAGTCTGCACGAGGAGTCGGCGGCCGTCCCGCTTATCATCCGTAAGCCGGGAGGCAAGCCGGGCGTCAGCCGCTCGCTCGTCGGCCTGATCGATCTCTACCCGACCGTCTCGCGCCTCTGCGGCCTGGAAGTCCCAACCCGGATCCAGGGGCTCGACCTCGGGCCGGTCCTCGACGACCCTGCGCGGACCGTCCGCGACGCGGCGTTCTCGATCAACGGCCCCGATTTTCACAACGGACTTCTGCTCCGCGAGGACCGCTGGGCCTACATCCAGTATGGCGAGGACGCCAGGGACGGCGTGGAGCTGTACGACATGGAGGCCGACCCGGGCCAGCACCGCAACCTGGCCGTCGAGCCCGGCCGTCGAGAGCAGCTTGAGGCATTCCGGCAGAAGGTCGCCGACCGACTCCGCGAGGTCCGCGCCTGCGACCTGCATCCCCGTTGA